The following nucleotide sequence is from Salvelinus sp. IW2-2015 linkage group LG26, ASM291031v2, whole genome shotgun sequence.
AAACTTGCTCTGCAATATGGCTGCAAGGTAAGTCCTTGAGCCCATTTATTTGTTGTCGGCAAactacagtgtacagtacactTAACGTCAGACACTGTAcatataggtaactgccaaaataaaggaaacaccagcaTAAAGGTCTTAATAGGGAATTGGGCCACCACGAGTTGCCAGAACAGATTCAATGTGCCTTGtacagattctacaagtgtctagaactctgttggagggatgcaacaccattcttccacagaaaattccataatttggtgttttgttgatggtggtggaaaactctGTCTCAGGTGCTGCTCCTGAATCTMCCATAAGTTTTCAATTGAGTTGAAATTTTATGACTRAGACASACAcactagggatgtgcatctttccctttcaagaccaTTCAATACGTATCTATGTAGATACATTGGCTACGATAAAGGAATGAAACGTTTTAGCTTGAAACAATTCGATGGGATTTGGTTAGATTAGAGAACGAATCGATGCATTAACATTTGCAGAAATACATATATTTTCCATTGTAAATTCAAGTCTTCTGCTGATGGAGTTCATGAGCTAGGCCTCTCTGCACTGGATCAGTCTGTGTGAATGTAaattatgtatgtgtatgtactaTGTAGGCAGATTAAGTGTTTGcgctagtaatgtatcaatatttttacaaatgagctatgacatagccaatgaatagCCTATAGTGctatatcaaattttatttgtcacatacacatggttagcagatgttaatgcgagtgtagcgcaatgcttgtgcttctagttcYgaccatgcagtaatatctaacaagtaatttaacctaacaatttcacaacaactaccttgtaGTTGTTGTGAAAGTGTAAAggaagtgtaaaggaatgaataataatatgtacataaaaatatatgaatgagcgatggccgaacagcataggcaagatgcagtagatggtatagagtacagtatatacatatgagatgagtaatgtagggtatgtaaacattatataaagtggctagtgttacatttattacatacattttttttcattattaaagtggctagatatgagtcagtatgttggcagcagccactcaatgttagtgatggctgtttaacagtctgatggccttgagatagaagcgtgttttaagtctctcggtccccgctttgatgcacttgtactgacctcgccttctggatgatagcggggagagcaggcagtggctcgggtggttgttgcccttgacgatcttttttggccttcctgtgacattgggtggtgtaggtgtcctggagggcaggtagtttgccccggtgatgcgttgtgcagacctcactaccctctggagagccttacggttgtgggcggagtagttgccgtaccaggcagtgatacagcccgacaggatgctttcgattgtgcatctgtaaaagtttgagtgtttttggtgacaagccgaatttgttcagcctcctgaagttgaagaggcgctgctgcgccttcttcaccacgctgtctgtgtgggtggaccatttcagtttgtctgtgatgtgtatgccgaggaacttaaaactttccaccttctccactactgtcccgtcgatgtgaatagggggctgctccctcagctgtttcctgaagtccacgatcatctcctttgttttgttgaagttgcgtgcaaggttattttcctggcaccacactccgagggccctcacctcctccctgtaagccgtttcgtcgttgttggtaatcaagcctaccactgtaatgtcgtctgcaaacttgatgattgagttggaggcgtgcatggccaggccgtcatgggtgaacagggagtacaggagagggctgagaacacacccttgtgSggccccagtgttgaggatcagtggggttgagatgttgtttcccaccctcaccacctgggggcggcccgtcaggaagtccaggacccagttgctcagggcggggtcgagacccagggtctcgagcttaatgacgagtttggagggtactatggtgttaaatgctgagctgtagtcgatgaacagcatatTATAGCACAACTTTAGATTTCAAACCATCTCAGAATGCTTTTTACGGTTCTGACGTTTTTAGTGATGATTTCCTCTCGTTTCGACAAAATGCTCTGCACCTCACAAAAAGGATTGCTGTACTTGTTATACAGGGTAGTGCTGATGATTTCATATCTAAAAATaaccatatacactgattgtttaaagcaaaactatTTCTGATGGTGAACCGGAACAATCAAAATAAATCTATTGTACGCCCTGTTCAGCAGGTATAGCCAGATGAGTTGTCTCCGGTAAGCTTACTTTTATTTCTGTAAAACAATTTTCAACAGCGTATAGTTAACAATAAATTACATAGGTTGTCACTAGGGACGCAAATTTCTGTCAATTGTTGCAGACTAACCAACCTCCATTAacctgttaacttctctaggatatgtagccagggaaaatgtagagcgccaaattcaaaaatatgatataaaatcaaactttcattaaatcacacatgtaagataccaaattaaagctacactcattgtgaatccagccaccatgtcagatttcaaaaaggcttttcggcaaaagcataagatgctattatctgatgatagcacaacagtaaacaaagagtgtagcatatttcaacactgcaggcacgacacaaaacgcagaaataaaatataaatcatgcctttgacgagattcttttgttggcactccaatatgtcccataaacatcacaaatggtccttttgttcgattaattccgtccatatatatccaaattgtacatttatttggcgcggttgatccagaaaaaaaacagcttccaatttgcgcaaagtcactacaaaatatctctaaactttgccaaaacatttcaaactacttttgtaatacaacttaaggtatttgtaaacgttaataatcgatcaaattgaagacgggtctatctgttttcaatacaggagatcaacaaactaacgctacttttctagtcttgcgcaactctcaaacagtacacaggTGGCctcacttcttcattgcacaaaggaataacctcaacYTATTTCCAAAgagtggtgacatccagtggaagcggtaggaactgaaaacggggtgattagaaatccagtattccaataaactcattgaacagacagtgactttattttttttattttttaaatggttagtcctcggggttttgcctgctacataagttctgttatacttacatacatgattcaaacagttttagaaacttcagtgttttctatcMaaatctactaataatatgcatatcttatattctggggatgagtagaaggaagttgaaattgggcacgctatttatccaataatgaatttgctgccccctatcctagagaagttaacaaatgtcaaaataatatttaCTTTCGACCAAGTTTCACCTGTTTCATGACTGAGATTTGTTAAATTCTTAAACCAATTTTAATtctgcaaattaacctatagattGATAAGCACGACCGGCTAACCGTTAATATCCTTAGTTGGCACTCTAAAAATGTCTAACATCACGCAAGCCTTTATTGCGTTGGTAAGCGTTCGAAGCTGGGCACAGTGCTCAGTTTGAGTAGGCTACTAATATTGCCTGGGGTTGTTcggcatgcaaaatgacttgtagctCAATGTCAACACCATTATATGCAGTttgacactgaaggagaggatgcATCAGTTGACACAGGATGAAAGGTAGGCCTGTTTTTGGAAGGTAAAAATAATGTAATAtgagccccccaaaaaatgtgaacCGGTGATTCAATGCATGCAACATTTAGTTTGGGGTCCGTGGACTGATGCACTTCTATCTTTAACATTTGAATcggggaccacacacacacaccctttaagcCCCCTATGCTCCCACTTTCAAAGTCattgagatctcttctagccctggaagccaaaataatgggcaactgggcattttatacatgaccctaagcatgatggaatgttaattgcttaattcagGAACCACATCTGTGTGGAAGCAACTTCTTTCAAAATATGTTTCCCTCATGTACtcgtgttttctttattttggcagttacctgtatgtgtctGCATAGGCTACTGATAATGTGTGCTCACATTATGCCAATATtgactctcttcttcctctcaacAGGTGGCTGACATAAAGAGGGTGAACAACCTGATTCAGGAACAGGATATGTTTGCATTGAAATCAATCAAAATCCCTGTGAAGAAACACAGCTTATTGACTGAGgctaacacagaacacagaacctcAAATTCATCCACACCACCTGCCCAGCCACAGGACAGACCTACAGCCAGCTCCCCAGGTAGGCCACATCTACAGGAGTACACTGACTTCCTCAAGGAAGTGGATCATGACATCGAGAGACTGATTCAAACCACAGATGCACAGAATGAGGTATTTTTAGAGGCCGCGGAGCAGCCACAGAATTTGGGCTACAGAGGCCAGCGCTTGACCAGCTATGGAGCAGACTGGGGCATCCAGTGGTGGAACGCTGTGGTGGCCATGCTCCTGATAGGAATTATCCTGCCTGTCTTTTATGTTGTTTATATCAAAACACAAGATACTGGAGTGCCTGCTGCTATAGCTACCTCAAACAGCTCAGGGACAGGCCTCATCACAGAAAGCCCTAGGAGCACTTTTAGCAGCCAGGAAAGTGTCCCTCAGTCTGAACGAACCAAACACATAATACAGGGAAAGAATGTCTATGGACTTCATGCKTAATGTCACTTTAAATCCCAAACCAGTGTTCTGCTTAAAGGTCATCAAAGAAGTGTTGCCGTGTAACATTTCTTTACAAAAGATTGAAGTTGTAGTATGGATTTCTGTAAGTGTTTTATCACAGACATTGGACTTCATGGTTTCAGATGTTGTGTGCCTTATTAGATGTCTCACTTATCCAGTCAACGGTTCTTTCTTCTTTGTGCTAATTATTTTGAAGACATTTTAACATGTTTGCTGTGTGACAACCTTACAACTGCAATTCAGACTGGGACAGGCAGTAAGTCCGAAACTGAATATGGATATTCAGTTTCGGACTTACTGCCTGTCCCAGTCTGAACTGATTGTAAAATATCTGTGTGTTTGTCCAAATGTAGTGCCATTTTATAGAGATGTTTgttttctttgcgaggcattggaaaacctccctggtgtgTGAGACAGAATCTGTCTCAAATTCAATGCTTGACTGTGGGTGGGGTACAgacatgaggtagtcatttaaaaaaaaaaatgtgttaaacactattgcacacattGAGTTtatgcaacttattgtgacttgttaagcaaacttCTACTCCTGAACATACACtgaaaaaataaacgcaacatgtaaagtgttggtcccatgtttcatgagctgagataaaagatcccagaaattttccatatgcacaaaaagcttttctgTGAAAGTTTctacacaaatgtgtttacatctgttagtgagcatttctcctacgCCAAGATAATCSatccacatgacaggtgtggcatatcaagaagcatgatcattacacaagtccACCTTGTGCTGGRgacaaaaggccactctaaaatgtgcagtttgtcacaatgccacagaagttaagggagtgtgcaattggtatgctgactgcaggaat
It contains:
- the LOC111952997 gene encoding lysM and putative peptidoglycan-binding domain-containing protein 4, encoding MRRGDLVPRAFQAPVDVHASVDGQVYMFRNGQPNDSAGSSEDEEFNVMALRPRGWQEPDQDGLGSLMLLERDVLVGDNLNKLALQYGCKVADIKRVNNLIQEQDMFALKSIKIPVKKHSLLTEANTEHRTSNSSTPPAQPQDRPTASSPGRPHLQEYTDFLKEVDHDIERLIQTTDAQNEVFLEAAEQPQNLGYRGQRLTSYGADWGIQWWNAVVAMLLIGIILPVFYVVYIKTQDTGVPAAIATSNSSGTGLITESPRSTFSSQESVPQSERTKHIIQGKNVYGLHA